Below is a genomic region from Bordetella pertussis 18323.
CGCGGGAACAGTTCGTACCAGCTGCCGTGGCCGGCGGCCGCGCGGTCGACCCAGAGCGGTCGGCTTGCGCTGGTGTGCATGAAGGGCCGCGCGGCCAGCGCGCACATGGCCTGGGCCAGTCCGTCGCGCAGCAGGGCGGCCACGGCGTCGGCCGGCGCCGGTCCGCCATTCAGCATGGACAGGGCCGCTTCGATGGGCGCGCGTCGCCGCGCGCCTGGCGCCGCGCCAGGGCTGTCCGCAGGTGCGCGGCATCCTCGGCGAGGTCCAGCGCGATGTCCTGGTCGGCCTCGTGCTTGAGGCGCAGCTCGCGGCAGAAAGTCAGCCAGGTGTCGCGCCAGGCGCACACGCGGAACTCATGCAGGCCGACCCGGCGCGGCGCGAAGCGCGCGTGCCAGCGGTCGTTGTCGCCCGGCGCCAGCGGCACGCCGTGCCAGCCGGCCTGGTCGACGGCCCGCCATTGCAGCTCGCCGGCCAGCTGTTCGTGTCCGTCCGAGATCAGGTCGACGCCGACTTCGACCGGCACATGGGCCAGGGCCTTGGCGGCCAGGCTGCCGTGCGCCACCGAAGGCGCGACGTGCTCGAAGACGACGCGGGCGTCGCGGTCGCACGCCGAGGGCGGGCCGGGCAACAGCGCGCCCGCCGTGGCGCGCACCGGACGCTCGGCGGCAACGCGGTACAGCGCGCAGTGTTCGACCGGGTCGGCCAGGTGCCTAGGCACGCCGGCCGGCAGCAACGCGGCGCCGGCGCTCCAGTCGACCCGCGGCTCATGCGCGGCCTGCGGATCCAGCGCCAGCATGTGGCTCGTGCCGGGCGGGCCCGGGCGGATGATCAGCGTGGCCCAGCCATCGCGCCCGCACAGCAAGACCGGCCGGCCGCGCGGCGCGGCCTGGCGGCGCCAGCGCAGCGCGCGCGCCACGGCGGGCATCATGCGCTGCAGTTCGCTGCCCACCAGCAGCCCGTCGCCCCACAGCGCGGCCACCCAGAGGGCGCGCAGCGCGGCGTGCGCGGCCGCGCTGGCGGGCGCCAGCGGCGCGCCGCCGGCCGAGGCGAGCGGGGCGGCGAGCAGCGGCGCTATCTCGCGCAGGCGCTGCGATTCGGCGTCCAGCCACGTGGCGTCGGGCGACCACCAGGGGATCGAGCCGAATACGCCGTCGAACCCCACGCCGGCCAGGGCGGCCGATTGCGCCGGCGTCAGGCCCGCGGTCCAGGCCAGCAGCCGCAGCGCCGGCCGGCTGGCCCGCAAGGGTTCGAACAGGGCGCGCCAGTCGGAAGGATCGAGACGCTGCGGCGCGGTGCAGCGAAAGCCGGCCACGCCGGCGTCCAGCCATCCGGCTAGTTGTGAAGATTCAATAGGTTGTATGCATGGTTCATCCGAACCGGATTTGAGAAACTGGAAATCGCCACCCCCCCAGTTCACTCAAGGAGCCCGGCCGGATGAACACCCATAAGCATGCCCGATTGACCTTCCTACGTCGACTCGAAATGGTCCAGCAATTGATCGCCCATCAAGTTTGTGTGCCTGAAGCGGCCCGCGCCTATGGGGTCACCGCGCCGACTGTGCGCAAATGGCTGGGCCGCTTCCTGGCTCAGGGCCAGGCGGGCTTGGCCGATGCGTCCTCGCGCCCGACGGTCTCGCCCCGAGCGATTGCGCCGGCCAAGGCGCTGGCTATCGTGGAGCTGCGCCGCAAGCGGCTGACCCAAGCGCGCATCGCCCAGGCGCTGGGCGTGTCAGCCAGCACCGTCAGCCGCGTCCTGGCCCGCGCCGGTCTGTCGCACCTGGCCGACCTGGAGCCGGCCGAGCCGGTGGTGCGCTACGAGCATCAGGCCCCCGGCGATCTGCTGCACATCGACATCAAGAAGCTGGGACGTATCCAGCGCCCTGGCCACCGGGTCACGGGCAACCGACGCGATACCGTTGAGGGGGCCGGCTGGGACTTCGTCTTCGTGGCCATCGATGACCACGCCCGCGTGGCCTTCACCGACATCCACCCCGACGAGCGCTTCCCCAGCGCCGTCCAGTTCCTCAAGGACGCAGTGGCCTACTACCAGCGCCTGGGCGTGACCATCCAGCGCTTGCTCACCGACAATGGCTCGGCCTTTCGCAGCCGCGCCTTCGCCGCGCTGTGCCATGAGCTGGGCATCAAGCACCGCTTTACCCGACCTTACCGCCCACAGACCAATGGCAAGGCCGAACGCTTCATCCAGTCGGCCTTGCGTGAGTGGGCTTACGCTCACACCTACCAGAACTCCCAACACCGAGCCGATGCCATGAAATCCTGGCTACACCACTACAACTGGCATCGACCCCACCAAGGCATCGGGCGCGCTGTACCCATCTCCAGACTCAACCTGGACGAATACAACCTATTGACAGTTCACAACTAGGCCGCCCATCTGTAACATCGGACTTTCGCTTGCACAGCGCCGCGATTTCCTTTGTTGCCTGGATTACGGCAGGTTTGCGACGGACTTAAGCAAAAAAAGTGAAGTTCGGAAATGTGCGGGGGAATCTGGCTGCAAAGGGCATGCTCCTGCGGGGACAGGCGCCCGTGCGGCGGGGGCGGGATGCGGCAGGCGCCCGTGTGGCGCGGATGGGATGGGGCAGGGTGCCTGTCCCCGCAGGGGGACTGGCACCGTTGGCGCAGCGCTCGGCAGGCAGGCGCCGCGCGGCCATGGCATGCGCCTATACCACCTGCGCCAGGTGATGGGCGGTGGGCAGGCGGGCCCAGGCTTGCTCCTTGAGGCGGGCGCGGATGCGGGCGGTGGCCTGGGCGCGCAGTTGGCACACGCGCGCCTCGGTGACGTTGAGCACGGCGCCGATTTCCTTGAGGTTCAGGCCTTGTTCGTAGCACAGCGACAGCAGCAGCTTCTCGCGTTCGGGCAGGCCGTCGATGGCGTCGATGAGGGCGCGGCGCAGGTCGCCGGCGAGCAGGGCGTCGAGCGGATCGGCATGTTCGGCGCTGCTTTCAGCCCACGGGCTGTCGCTGTCGCCGTCGGTATTGAAATCTTCGTAGTGCAGGATCTGCACGCCTTGCGCATCGGCCAGCATGCCCTGGTACTCGGCCAGCGGCACGCCCAGCTCCTCGGCGATCTCGCCTTCGCTGGGAGCGCGCATCAATTCCTGTTCCTTGCGCTGGATGGCGGTTTCGATGCGGCGGCTCTTGCTGCGCACGCTGCGCGGCAGCCAGTCCTGGCTGCGCAGCTCGTCGAGCATGGCGCCGCGGATGCGCGCGGTGGCGTAGGTCTCGAACTGCGCGTCAGGGCTTTCCTGGTAGCGCCGCACGGCGTCGAGCAGGCCGATCATGCCGGCCTGCACCAGGTCGTCCAGCTGCACGCTGGAGGGCAGGCGCGCCAGGAGCTGTAGCGCCAGTTTGCGCACCAGCGGGGCATATTGGACCAGGCTGTCTTCGGGGTTGGGCATTCAGGTTCTGTCTGCGGATGTCTCGCGCGAACAAAGCTGCGAACGGGTGGGGTGTTGCTGGGCGGCGACAGTGGCCTGGCGGTCAGGCCGCTGGGCGCGGACCGGTTCGACCCTGTCGTTTCAAGGGGAGATTGTCGGCAAATAGCCGCTTTTCATTCGGAGAAGAACGCAACTTTTTATACGTTTATTTACGAAATTGCCGACATCGAAATGCAAATAATGTTACTAGTTAGTAACTTTACCGGAGATAATCTGCAAAATATCAATGTTTTGTCATAAAAGTCATAAAAAATGACACAATTCATGGTAAATTGCATTCAAATTGCGATGAAATAATACATTTCGCATTAAGACGAAAGCAGGCTGGCGCGGGGTTCTCGGGGCGCGCCGCCTGGAGTTCAGCCCCCCGGCTTGCCTAAGTCTCAGGAGTCATGTGTGAAAACAGCCGATAGTTCCTTGCTCGCGGATATTCGGGAAGTCAATCTTTCGTATCTGTTGCTGGCCCAGCGCATGCTGCGCGACGACTATGCCGCGTCGATGTTCCGCCTGGGTTTCAGCAATGAAGTGGCCGATATCCTGATGCGGCTATCGCCGGCCCAGCTGGTGAAGCTGGCCAACTCCAGCTCGCTGCTGTGCCGATTTCGCTTCGACGATTACAGCCTCCTGTCGGCCCTGACACAGGACGTGCTGGGCGGCGCCCTGCAACAGGCGCACGCCACCATCCTGCTGGCGCGCCAGCCTGTCGAAGAGCTGGCCTGAGCGCCGGCTGGATAGATAGGAACAAGAGGGCGCAATGGCCACCAAGAGTGTTTCGCAGGAAGCCGACGAGATCCTGCTTGCCAGTTCGATGATCACGCTGGGCGCGCGTCTGCAGGTGCTGCAGGCCGAAACCGGCCTCAGCCACGACCGGCTGGCGCGGCTGTACCGCGAAATTCGCGGCTGTTCGCCCCCCAAGGGCATGCTGCCGTTCTCGGTGGACTGGTTCATGACCTGGCTGCCGAACATCCATTCCTCGCTGTTCTACAACGTGTATACGTTCCTGAACCAGCGCACCTCGAGCCAGGGCATCCGGGCCGTGATCGACGCATACCGCCTGTACCTGGAGCACGCGCCGGCCGATGCCGCCGAGCCGGTGCTCAGCTTCACGCGGGCCTGGATGCTGGTGCGGTTCTTCGACGGCGGCATGCTGCAGCTGTCGGGCTGCCGCCAGTGCGGCGGGCATTTCATCGCCCACGCGCACGATCCGCAGACCGATTTCGTCTGCGCCATCTGCCGGCCGCCGCCCCGGGCCGGCAAGACGCGCGCGGCGGCCCGCGCGCGCGCCGGGCAGCTCGCCGCGCCGGCGCGGCCTTGAGCGCGCCAACTTCCAAATAGGCCAAAAGCACCAGAAAACCCCCCATAACCCGCGTTTTTGCCCGACGGGTCAGGGGGGATCATTGGCGTCGGTTCTAGACTTCGTTGGCAGAGGCCTGATGTGTTGATTGTTATCGGTTATGCAGTGGTCATCCTGGCGGTGGTCGGCAGTTTCATCGGCCTGGGCGGCCATCTGGGCGCGCTCTACCAGCCTTTCGAGCTGACGCTGATCGCCGGCGCGGCCGTGGGCGCCTTCATGGCGGGCAACAGCCGCAAGTCGCTCGGCCTGGTCGCCAAGGCGATCCCGGAGGCGTTTCGCAGCTCGCCCTACAGCAAGGACGTGTACATGGAGCTGATGGCGCTCCTGTACGTGCTGCTGAACAAGGCGCGCCGCGAAGGGCTGATGGCCATCGAATCGCACATCGAGGATCCGCTGTCCAGCCCGATCTTCAATGAGTATCCGCGCATCATGAAGGATGCCAAGCTGATGGAGTTCATCACGGACTACCTGCGCATCATGATCAGCGGCAACATGAGCTCGTTCGAGATCGAAACGCTGATGGACGAGGAGATCGAGACCTACCGGCACGAGCGCGAAGTGCCCACCCATGCGCTGCAGCAGGTGGCCGACGCCTTGCCGGCCTTCGGCATCGTGGCCGCCGTGCTGGGCGTGATCAAGGCGCTGGCGGCGGTGGACCAGCCGCCGGCGATCCTGGGCGACCTGATCTCCAAGGCCATGGTCGGCACCTTCCTGGGCGTGCTGCTGGCCTACGGTTTCGTGGCGCCGATGGCCGCCCGCATCGAACGGCGCACCTCGGAATCGGTCAAGGTGCTCGAATGCATCAAGGTGACCTTGCTGGCCAGCATGAACGGCTATCCGCCCCAACTGGCGGTGGAGTTCGGCCGCAAGGTGCTGTTCTCGGCGGTGCGCCCCTCGTTCGGCGAGCTGGAAGAGCATGTGCGCCAGGCCAAGAGCGCGGCCACCGGCCGCGCCTGACGGAGCCGCCGCATGAGCACGGTCAACAATCACCGTGTGGTGATCCGGCGCCGCAAGGTGCGCCGCGGCGGACACCACGGCGGCAGCTGGAAGATCGCCTACGCCGACTTCATCACGGCCATGATGGCGTTCTTCCTCGTCATGTGGCTGATCAGCATCGTGCCGCGCGAAGAACTCAAGGGCATCGCCGAGTATTTCCGCATGCCCCTGCGGGTGGCCCTGACCGGCGGCCCCAGCAGCTCGGCCGAGACCAGCGCGATCCCCGGCGGCGGGCAGGACCCGCTGCGCAGCCAGGGCGACGTGCGGCGCGCCGAGGGCAACCGGGTCGAGGCCCAGCCCATGGGCGACGCCGAGCGGCGCGACCGCCATCGCCTGGAACGCCTGAAGGTCCGCCTGGAAAACCTGATCGAGGAAAGCCCGGTCCTGAAGAATTTCCGGCCACAGCTGCTGATCGACATGACGACCGAGGGCTTGCGCATCCAGATCGTCGACAACCAGAACCGCCCCATGTTCGCCACCGGCAGCGCCGACGTGCAGCCGTACATGCGCGACATCCTGCGCGAGCTGGGGCCGGTGCTCAACGACCTGCCCAACAAGATCAGCATCGCCGGCCATACCGACGCGTCGCAGTACGCGCGCGGCGAGCGCGCCTACAGCAATTGGGAGCTGTCGGCCGACCGCGCCAACGCGTCGCGCCAGGAGCTGGTGGCCGGCGGCATGCACGAGGGCAAGGTGTTGCGCATCCAGGGCCTGGCCTCGAGCATGAGCCTGGTTAAAGATGACCCGTTTGCTGCCGTTAACAGACGTATCAGTCTGGTGGTGCTCAATGCATCGACCCAGCGGCGCATCGAGAACGAGAACGCCGCGGCGGCCGATGTCAACGCGCGCGACGCGCAGGGCGTCGGCGCGGCGCTGGCCGGCCAGTTGGCGGCCAGCGGCTCGGACGGGGGCGCCAGGTAGCGATAGGGAGAGGCATGACGGCAAGAATTCTGGTGGCGGACGATTCGGCGACGATGCGCATGATCGTGCAGGCCGCGTTGACGGGGGCGGGTTGACAGGTCGTGACCGCCAGCGACGGCAAACAG
It encodes:
- a CDS encoding IS481-like element IS481 family transposase, with protein sequence MNTHKHARLTFLRRLEMVQQLIAHQVCVPEAARAYGVTAPTVRKWLGRFLAQGQAGLADASSRPTVSPRAIAPAKALAIVELRRKRLTQARIAQALGVSASTVSRVLARAGLSHLADLEPAEPVVRYEHQAPGDLLHIDIKKLGRIQRPGHRVTGNRRDTVEGAGWDFVFVAIDDHARVAFTDIHPDERFPSAVQFLKDAVAYYQRLGVTIQRLLTDNGSAFRSRAFAALCHELGIKHRFTRPYRPQTNGKAERFIQSALREWAYAHTYQNSQHRADAMKSWLHHYNWHRPHQGIGRAVPISRLNLDEYNLLTVHN
- a CDS encoding RNA polymerase sigma factor FliA, whose product is MPNPEDSLVQYAPLVRKLALQLLARLPSSVQLDDLVQAGMIGLLDAVRRYQESPDAQFETYATARIRGAMLDELRSQDWLPRSVRSKSRRIETAIQRKEQELMRAPSEGEIAEELGVPLAEYQGMLADAQGVQILHYEDFNTDGDSDSPWAESSAEHADPLDALLAGDLRRALIDAIDGLPEREKLLLSLCYEQGLNLKEIGAVLNVTEARVCQLRAQATARIRARLKEQAWARLPTAHHLAQVV
- the flhD gene encoding flagellar transcriptional regulator FlhD, yielding MKTADSSLLADIREVNLSYLLLAQRMLRDDYAASMFRLGFSNEVADILMRLSPAQLVKLANSSSLLCRFRFDDYSLLSALTQDVLGGALQQAHATILLARQPVEELA
- the flhC gene encoding flagellar transcriptional regulator FlhC, with translation MATKSVSQEADEILLASSMITLGARLQVLQAETGLSHDRLARLYREIRGCSPPKGMLPFSVDWFMTWLPNIHSSLFYNVYTFLNQRTSSQGIRAVIDAYRLYLEHAPADAAEPVLSFTRAWMLVRFFDGGMLQLSGCRQCGGHFIAHAHDPQTDFVCAICRPPPRAGKTRAAARARAGQLAAPARP
- the motA gene encoding flagellar motor stator protein MotA; protein product: MLIVIGYAVVILAVVGSFIGLGGHLGALYQPFELTLIAGAAVGAFMAGNSRKSLGLVAKAIPEAFRSSPYSKDVYMELMALLYVLLNKARREGLMAIESHIEDPLSSPIFNEYPRIMKDAKLMEFITDYLRIMISGNMSSFEIETLMDEEIETYRHEREVPTHALQQVADALPAFGIVAAVLGVIKALAAVDQPPAILGDLISKAMVGTFLGVLLAYGFVAPMAARIERRTSESVKVLECIKVTLLASMNGYPPQLAVEFGRKVLFSAVRPSFGELEEHVRQAKSAATGRA
- the motB gene encoding flagellar motor protein MotB, yielding MSTVNNHRVVIRRRKVRRGGHHGGSWKIAYADFITAMMAFFLVMWLISIVPREELKGIAEYFRMPLRVALTGGPSSSAETSAIPGGGQDPLRSQGDVRRAEGNRVEAQPMGDAERRDRHRLERLKVRLENLIEESPVLKNFRPQLLIDMTTEGLRIQIVDNQNRPMFATGSADVQPYMRDILRELGPVLNDLPNKISIAGHTDASQYARGERAYSNWELSADRANASRQELVAGGMHEGKVLRIQGLASSMSLVKDDPFAAVNRRISLVVLNASTQRRIENENAAAADVNARDAQGVGAALAGQLAASGSDGGAR